Proteins co-encoded in one Ruegeria pomeroyi DSS-3 genomic window:
- a CDS encoding DUF4453 domain-containing protein — MRRLLLALLLALPLPALADDGCHDLWFTRNLIMDRAGYCFGSTLGQAAFDNRGCIGKSVSLGAAEQRLVAHIRALEQSHGCRVNTGQTWLDLDDVFWRRQLWVLPVRDEFESACLGWLGPVIALRAGPGHGTAQIGQILPGDTVGYAHIPVDGWTYVTAHAPDWQVKSGGWLDLSIPEQCRDFAG, encoded by the coding sequence ATGCGCCGCCTGCTGCTGGCCCTGTTGCTTGCCCTGCCCCTGCCCGCCCTGGCCGATGACGGCTGTCACGACCTGTGGTTCACCCGCAATCTGATCATGGATCGGGCCGGGTATTGTTTCGGCTCGACGCTGGGTCAGGCAGCGTTCGACAATCGCGGCTGTATCGGCAAATCCGTCAGCCTAGGCGCCGCCGAACAGCGGCTGGTCGCACACATCCGCGCGCTGGAGCAAAGCCATGGATGCCGGGTGAATACCGGTCAGACCTGGTTGGATCTGGATGACGTGTTCTGGCGGCGCCAACTATGGGTCCTGCCTGTACGCGATGAGTTCGAAAGTGCCTGTCTGGGCTGGCTGGGGCCGGTGATCGCATTACGCGCCGGACCGGGCCATGGCACCGCGCAGATCGGCCAGATCCTGCCCGGTGACACCGTCGGCTATGCCCACATCCCGGTCGACGGCTGGACCTATGTCACCGCCCACGCCCCGGATTGGCAGGTCAAGAGCGGCGGCTGGCTAGACCTCTCGATCCCCGAGCAATGCCGGGATTTCGCGGGCTGA
- a CDS encoding alkaline phosphatase family protein translates to MDRKLLLIILDGVPYRNFRRLFGNLEGWVQSGEARVWKLRAVLPSISASCYASIHTGVTPQEHGCTGNGNVFRLSHKDIFSQVRAGGGVTGAVTHSFWSQFFNRHPFDYVRDVEYDEPESDTINHGRFHTMTGYGHDNQMTPSDVDLFATLTNLCLRFGLSYGILHTCTLDSMGHRFFHDCTEMDHACFVMDEMLAPFIPRWRQLGYDVIVTADHGQDERGHHGGRHPLQQETALYYFGDAEGPDPETVIDQLQLAPTILDRLGAPIAETMKAGSFLT, encoded by the coding sequence GTTCGGCAATCTCGAAGGCTGGGTGCAGAGCGGCGAGGCGCGGGTGTGGAAACTCCGCGCGGTGCTGCCCTCGATCTCGGCCAGCTGCTATGCCTCGATCCATACCGGGGTCACCCCGCAGGAACATGGCTGTACCGGCAATGGCAATGTGTTCCGCCTGTCGCACAAGGATATCTTCAGCCAGGTGCGCGCGGGCGGTGGTGTCACCGGCGCGGTCACCCACAGTTTCTGGTCGCAGTTCTTCAACCGTCACCCGTTCGACTACGTGCGCGACGTGGAATATGACGAGCCTGAAAGCGACACGATCAACCATGGTCGGTTCCACACCATGACCGGCTATGGCCATGACAACCAGATGACGCCCTCGGATGTGGACCTGTTCGCAACGCTCACCAATCTTTGCCTGCGCTTCGGGCTGAGTTACGGCATCCTGCACACCTGCACGCTGGACAGCATGGGGCACCGGTTCTTTCACGACTGTACCGAGATGGACCATGCCTGTTTCGTGATGGACGAGATGCTGGCCCCCTTCATCCCGCGCTGGCGGCAGTTGGGCTATGACGTGATCGTCACCGCCGATCACGGCCAGGACGAGCGTGGCCATCACGGCGGTCGCCACCCGCTGCAGCAGGAGACCGCGCTTTACTACTTCGGCGATGCCGAGGGGCCGGACCCCGAGACGGTGATCGACCAGCTGCAACTGGCGCCCACGATCCTGGACCGCCTTGGCGCGCCGATTGCCGAGACAATGAAGGCCGGGTCTTTCCTGACCTAA
- a CDS encoding alpha/beta hydrolase, producing MAYDRLIDAETWAFIRRTSESYPEDATGLSIAAQRQVYDAMCRAFHAGRPKGVQAVDRDANGVPVRLYWAGQPTRTVVYAHGGGFVLGGLDSHDDVCAEICASTGYRVVAVDYRLCPEHHHPVQLDDCLTAVGWAETEFGDPIVLAGDSAGGNLMAAVTHRLRGQRREIWGQVLIYPLLSARPEAPSYREHAEAPMLSTADVAFYQSVRFDGPVPAGDSTWAPLSDSDFSGLPPTVAVTADCDPLRDDGRDYCAAIAAAGGRAAWINEEGLVHGYLRARSSVTRAADSFERITLAIEALGQGLWPYD from the coding sequence GTGGCATATGACCGGCTGATCGACGCTGAGACATGGGCCTTTATCCGGCGCACCTCTGAAAGCTATCCCGAGGACGCCACCGGGTTGAGCATCGCGGCGCAGCGGCAGGTCTATGACGCCATGTGCCGCGCCTTTCATGCGGGCAGGCCCAAGGGGGTGCAGGCCGTGGATCGCGACGCCAATGGCGTCCCGGTCCGGCTCTATTGGGCCGGACAGCCCACCCGCACCGTGGTCTATGCCCATGGCGGTGGCTTTGTGCTGGGTGGGCTCGACAGCCATGACGATGTCTGCGCCGAGATTTGTGCCAGCACCGGCTATCGCGTGGTGGCGGTTGATTACCGGCTCTGCCCGGAACATCACCACCCGGTGCAGCTGGACGATTGCCTGACGGCCGTGGGGTGGGCCGAGACCGAGTTCGGCGATCCCATCGTGCTGGCCGGTGACAGCGCCGGCGGCAATCTGATGGCCGCGGTGACGCATCGCCTGCGCGGTCAGCGCCGCGAGATCTGGGGGCAGGTGCTGATCTATCCGCTGCTGTCGGCCCGGCCCGAGGCGCCCTCGTACCGCGAACATGCCGAGGCGCCGATGCTGAGCACGGCGGATGTGGCCTTTTACCAGTCCGTGCGTTTCGATGGGCCTGTGCCCGCGGGCGATTCCACCTGGGCGCCGCTGTCGGACAGCGATTTCTCGGGCCTGCCGCCCACTGTTGCGGTGACCGCCGATTGCGACCCGCTGCGCGACGATGGCCGCGACTATTGCGCCGCCATCGCCGCCGCCGGGGGCCGCGCCGCCTGGATCAACGAAGAGGGGCTGGTGCATGGCTATCTGCGGGCGCGCTCCAGTGTCACCCGCGCCGCCGACAGTTTCGAGCGGATCACCCTGGCGATCGAGGCGCTGGGACAGGGGCTCTGGCCCTACGATTAG